One Herpetosiphonaceae bacterium genomic window, CTATCCGGTACCAGGCCGTGTTTCGGTGTCGATGTTTGTTGTGCCCTATCAGCAACGGGAGCGCTGGGCGAGTCCCCGGCTCTCAGCCCTGACGGGGAGCGGGTGAGGGAGTATGTGGGGATTTCCGCTGTTTCCTGATCAAGCCTCCACGGTCGCGCCGCAGGTGGATGCCTTATATTTTGTCCTGATCGGGCTCTCCGCCGTGTTCACGCTGCTCGTCGTGGGCCTGCTGGTGTACTTCGGCGTCAAATACCGGCGCGGCGCGAGGGCCGACCGATCGCGGCCTGTCTCGCACAACACCAGGTTTGAGCTTGTCCTGCTGACCGTTCCGACGGTGCTGGCGCTGGCGGTGTATGCCTGGGCGGCGATCCTCTACTTCAACATGCAGCGCGCGCCCGCCAACGCGCTTGAGTTCACGGCCACCGGAAAACAATGGATGTGGAAGTTGCAGCACCCGACGGGGCAGCGGGAAATTAACGAGCTGCACATCCCGGTTGGCCGTCCGATCAAGCTCACCATGATCTCACAGGATGTTATTCATAGCTTCTACATCCCGGCGTTTCGGATCAAGCAGGACGTGCTGCCGGGACGCTACAGTACGCTCTGGTTTCAGGCCACCAAGCCGGGCGAGTACCATCTCTTCTGCACGGAGTATTGCGGCACCGAGCACTCCGAGATGATTGGCCGGGTGGTAGTGATGGAGCCTGCGCAGTACGAGGCCTGGCTGGGCGGCGCGGAGGTGGCGCAGGCACCGGCACAGGGAGCAGGATCGGCGGCCAGCGCCGGGGAGCAGCAATTTCAGCAGCTCGGCTGCGCAAGCTGTCATCGGCTCGAAGGCGGCGGGGCCGGGCCGGCGCTGGCCGGCATCTTCGGCCA contains:
- the coxB gene encoding cytochrome c oxidase subunit II, whose translation is MWGFPLFPDQASTVAPQVDALYFVLIGLSAVFTLLVVGLLVYFGVKYRRGARADRSRPVSHNTRFELVLLTVPTVLALAVYAWAAILYFNMQRAPANALEFTATGKQWMWKLQHPTGQREINELHIPVGRPIKLTMISQDVIHSFYIPAFRIKQDVLPGRYSTLWFQATKPGEYHLFCTEYCGTEHSEMIGRVVVMEPAQYEAWLGGAEVAQAPAQGAGSAASAGEQQFQQLGCASCHRLEGGGAGPALAGIFGQEVRLQDGQSVTADESYIRESILNPNAKIVEGYQPVMPSFQGQVSEEQILELINYIRSLGTTAGPFEPEETTEPEGTTEPEETTEPAITATPE